A stretch of the Corylus avellana chromosome ca6, CavTom2PMs-1.0 genome encodes the following:
- the LOC132183991 gene encoding uncharacterized protein LOC132183991: MEYSHARAVMAVALSFLLLLHSLSPTTGATKLVEGVCKKTISYAKCVEALDSDSRTPSASNLEDLAKIALGLALSNATESKTFIDELLKIKRTAAVAKCSSWYKSVVASFRSALEEVEEDALTANYDAKIAGDYAVSCENELGSRGIKVPAISTRNNYVQLYSSIGFVITNEL, from the coding sequence ATGGAGTACTCCCATGCTCGTGCAGTGATGGCGGTTgctctttcctttctccttttACTCCATTCTCTATCCCCAACAACTGGTGCAACCAAACTAGTTGAAGGCGTTTGCAAGAAAACTATAAGCTACGCCAAGTGCGTGGAAGCTTTGGATTCCGATTCCCGAACTCCGTCGGCGTCGAATCTCGAAGATCTCGCTAAAATAGCTCTTGGGTTAGCACTATCCAATGCAACAGAAAGCAAGACTTTCATTGATGAGCTGCTCAAGATAAAAAGAACCGCGGCGGTTGCCAAGTGCTCGTCTTGGTACAAATCAGTGGTGGCGTCGTTCCGGAGTGCACTGGAGGAAGTGGAGGAAGATGCTTTGACTGCGAACTATGACGCAAAAATCGCCGGCGACTACGCCGTTAGCTGTGAAAATGAGTTGGGTTCCCGAGGGATTAAAGTTCCGGCGATTTCGACAAGAAACAACTATGTGCAGTTATACAGT
- the LOC132183992 gene encoding cell wall / vacuolar inhibitor of fructosidase 2-like, whose translation MACPMLYVVLFAAVSLSLFPIISPSPTKTVAAPYAPSPSPIAHSSHELLQHICNQTSVYEFCMEALGSDPRTASAPDILSIAKIALDLAMTNATNVRKYIDCMLKRKDLKPAALKIALEKCGSWYESVFYSFRSALVEVGEDDAMTANYDAQVAGDYIQDCELEQSFRGVSDPSISAKGQVMMHFVRIGDTVTDLLWPSS comes from the coding sequence ATGGCGTGTCCTATGCTGTATGTAGTGTTATTTGCAGCCGTATCCTTGTCTCTATTCCCTATCATTTCTCCTTCTCCGACAAAGACAGTAGCCGCTCCATATGCCCCATCGCCTTCACCAATAGCGCACTCCTCACACGAACTGCTGCAACACATTTGTAACCAGACATCGGTATATGAGTTTTGCATGGAAGCTCTTGGATCCGATCCAAGAACCGCATCGGCGCCCGATATCCTCTCTATTGCCAAGATTGCCCTTGATCTGGCAATGACGAATGCAACAAACGTACGCAAATACATCGACTGCATGCTTAAGCGGAAGGATCTCAAGCCCGCCGCCCTAAAAATCGCCCTTGAAAAGTGTGGTTCTTGGTACGAATCCGTGTTTTATTCTTTCAGAAGCGCACTGGTTGAAGTGGGAGAAGATGATGCGATGACAGCAAACTATGACGCGCAGGTTGCGGGCGACTACATTCAGGATTGTGAATTGGAACAGTCATTTCGTGGGGTTTCTGATCCGTCAATTTCAGCCAAAGGCCAAGTGATGATGCATTTTGTTAGGATTGGAGATACTGTCACTGATCTTCTTTGGCCATCCTCCTAA
- the LOC132183645 gene encoding uncharacterized protein LOC132183645 produces the protein MEYSHARAVMAIALSFLLLLHSLSPTTAATKLVEGVCKKTISYTNCVEALDSDSRTPSASNLKDLAKIALGLALSNATESKSFIDKLLKIKGTAAVAKCSSWYQAVVASFRSALEELEEDALTANYDAKIAGDYAVSCENELGSRGIKVPAISTRNNYVQLYSSIGFVITNEL, from the coding sequence ATGGAGTACTCCCATGCTCGTGCAGTAATGGCGATTgctctttcctttctccttttACTCCATTCTCTATCCCCAACAACTGCTGCAACCAAACTAGTTGAAGGCGTTTGCAAGAAAACTATAAGCTACACCAATTGCGTGGAAGCTTTGGATTCCGATTCCCGAACTCCGTCGGCGTCGAACCTCAAAGATCTCGCTAAAATAGCTCTTGGGTTAGCACTATCCAATGCAACAGAAAGCAAGTCTTTCATTGATAAGCTGCTCAAGATAAAAGGTACGGCGGCTGTTGCCAAGTGTTCGTCTTGGTACCAAGCAGTGGTGGCGTCGTTCCGGAGTGCACTGGAGGAATTGGAGGAAGATGCTTTGACGGCGAACTATGACGCAAAAATCGCCGGCGATTACGCCGTTAGCTGTGAAAATGAGTTGGGTTCCCGTGGGATTAAAGTTCCGGCTATTTCGACTAGAAACAACTACGTGCAGTTATACAGTAGCATTGGGTTTGTAATTACAAATGAACTTTGA
- the LOC132183994 gene encoding uncharacterized protein LOC132183994: MALALSVLLLLHSLSPTTAATKLVEGVCKKTISYANCVEALDSDSRTPSASNLENLAKIALGLALSNATESKSFIDELLKVKRTAAVAKCSSWYKLVVASFRSALEEVEEDALTANYDAKIAGDYAVSCENELGSGGIKVPAISTRNNNVQLYSSIGFVITNEL, encoded by the coding sequence ATGGCGCTTGCTCTTTCCGTTCTCCTTTTACTCCATTCTCTTTCCCCAACAACTGCTGCAACCAAACTAGTTGAAGGCGTTTGCAAGAAAACTATAAGCTACGCCAACTGCGTGGAAGCTTTGGATTCTGATTCCCGAACTCCGTCGGCGTCAAACCTCGAAAATCTCGCTAAAATAGCTCTTGGGTTAGCACTATCCAATGCAACAGAAAGCAAGTCTTTCATTGACGAGCTTCTCAAGGTAAAAAGAACCGCGGCGGTTGCCAAGTGCTCGTCTTGGTACAAATTAGTGGTGGCGTCGTTTCGGAGTGCACTGGAGGAAGTGGAGGAAGATGCTTTGACGGCGAACTATGATGCAAAAATCGCCGGCGACTACGCGGTTAGCTGTGAAAATGAGTTGGGTTCCGGTGGGATTAAAGTTCCGGCGATTTCGACTAGAAACAACAACGTGCAGTTATACAGTAGCATTGGGTTTGTAATTACAAATGAGCTTTAA
- the LOC132183652 gene encoding uncharacterized protein LOC132183652, with translation MEYSHARAVMAVALSFLLLLHSPSPTTAATKLVEGVCKKTTSYANCVEALDSDSRTPSASNLEDLAKIALGLALSNATESKSFIDDLLKIKRTAAVAKCSSWYKLVVASFRSALEEVEEDALTANYDAKIAGDYAVSCENELGSSGIKVPAISTRNNYVQLYSSIGFVITNEL, from the coding sequence ATGGAGTACTCCCATGCTCGTGCAGTAATGGCGGTTgctctttcctttctccttttACTCCATTCTCCATCCCCAACAACTGCTGCAACCAAACTAGTTGAAGGCGTTTGCAAGAAAACTACAAGCTACGCCAACTGCGTGGAAGCTTTGGATTCTGATTCCCGAACTCCGTCGGCGTCCAACCTCGAAGATCTCGCTAAAATAGCTCTTGGGTTAGCACTATCGAATGCAACAGAAAGCAAGTCTTTCATTGATGACCTGCTCAAGATAAAAAGAACCGCGGCAGTTGCCAAGTGCTCGTCTTGGTACAAATTAGTGGTGGCGTCGTTCCGGAGTGCACTGGAGGAAGTGGAGGAAGATGCTTTGACGGCGAACTATGACGCAAAAATCGCCGGTGACTACGCCGTTAGCTGTGAAAATGAGTTGGGTTCCAGTGGGATTAAAGTTCCGGCGATTTCGACAAGAAACAACTACGTGCAGTTATACAGTAGCATTGGGTTTGTAATTACAAATGAGCTTTGA
- the LOC132183818 gene encoding protein S-acyltransferase 8-like: MAKRVYEAWKGSNKFILGGRLIFGPDARSLLVTLLLIIVPIVVFCVFVARHLRHEFSPNNAGYAILVVAIIFTIHVLVLLFLTSARDPGIIPRNSHPPEEEFRYDSSVSMDVGGRQTPSLQFPRTKEVMVNGYTVRVKYCDTCMLYRPPRCSHCSICNNCVERFDHHCPWVGQCIGLRNYRFFFMFVSSATLLCIYVFAMSALYIKILMHNHHRGTVWNAMKDSPASVILMAYSFISLWFVGGLTGFHLYLIGTNQTTYENFRYRADNRINVYDRGCLNNFLEVFCTKVKPSRNSFRAFVQEEIQRPPPSPGPREGAAGDDLGTDRRPKVEDDLEIGEDLLKISQRRNIDEIDEDIRSRGSNGPPHNTSDADSVLGSDHRAPTIRADARHSSWGRRSGSWEIAPEVFAHSNVTESRSYVTPKEARQ; encoded by the exons AAGTTCATCCTTGGTGGGAGGTTGATATTTGGGCCAGATGCTAGATCACTTCTTGTCACCTTATTGCTGATTATTGTCCCAATTGTCGTCTTTTGTGTATTTGTTGCAAGGCATCTTCGGCATGAATTTTCACCAAATAATGCGGGATATGCAATTCTGGTGGTAGCAATTATCTTTACTATCCAC GTCTTGGTGCTTCTTTTTCTTACTTCAGCCCGGGACCCGGGTATTATTCCACGTAATTCACATCCTCCAGAGGAAGAATTTCGTTATGACTCTTCAGTGTCAATGGATGTTGGGGGACGACAAACACCAAGCCTCCAGTTCCCTCGAACGAAAGAAGTAATGGTCAATGGCTATACTGTGAGGGTGAAGTATTGTGACACTTGTATGCTATATCGACCTCCTCGTTGCTCCCATTGCTCCATTTGCAACAATTGCGTGGAGCGTTTTGATCACCATTGCCCCTGGGTGGGCCAATGCATTGGACTG CGCAACTATCGGTTCttctttatgtttgtttcttcAGCCACTCTCCTTTGCATCTATGTGTTTGCTATGTCAGCTTTGTACATTAAGATTCTGATGCATAACCATCATCGAGGCACTGTCTGGAATGCGATGAAAGATTCTCCCGCATCTGTGATACTAATGGCCTATTCTTTCATCTCTCTGTGGTTTGTTGGTGGACTTACTGGCTTCCATTTGTACCTTATAGGCACAAACCAG ACTACCTATGAAAATTTTCGGTACAGAGCTGACAACAGGATCAATGTTTATGACCGGGGttgtttaaataattttcttgagGTATTTTGCACAAAAGTGAAGCCCTCAAGGAACAGCTTCCGGGCTTTTGTTCAAGAGGAGATACAAAGGCCTCCCCCTTCACCTGGCCCTCGGGAAGGAGCAGCAGGAGATGATTTGGGTACTGATCGACGTCCAAAGGTAGAAGACGATCTAGAGATTGGTGAAGACTTGTTGAAGATCTCCCAGCGTCGTAATATTGACGAAATTGATGAGGACATACGCAGCAGAGGGAGCAATGGACCTCCCCATAATACCTCGGATGCTGATTCTGTTTTGGGTTCAGATCATCGAGCTCCCACCATTCGGGCTGATGCTCGTCACTCGAGTTGGGGAAGAAGAAGTGGGAGCTGGGAGATTGCGCCAGAGGTCTTTGCCCACTCCAATGTCACTGAAAGCAGAAGTTACGTCACTCCAAAGGAAGCACGTCAGTGA